ATATGTTCAGATTAGCTGTGGTTTTGTCAATTTGCACAAGAATTTTCTATTTCAGACAGAAAAATGGCTTAATGACTGGTTGGGACATAAACGCGACTTAAATGATTAGTTATTTATCAAATGTTTGGGGgggttttttttagtttttttttttttttcttaactaTCTTCCATTTTGTCAGCTTAGTTTCTATTTGTCATGTTGCACTTGGTAGCTCCGCCCACAGTGAAATCTCATTGGTCCAGATAGCTGTAATATTACATATCAatgttctgattggctattTCGTGGCTTTGCACAGTATTTTTACTCAGTGTTGGCATAATTCCTTTACATTCAAAACTTTGCACACTTGGTTAGGACATGGTGTTACTTAACCCCTAAAAAGTGACTTCAATGCAGATTTGTTAGTTACTTGCTTTTTCGGGAggaaaaactattaaaaaagaaaaaaaaaacagatgacaagatgtttttgttgttgttgctgttgtaaAATCTTTGGCATAGGGGTTTATCTCAGAAATggcttttttgtcttttatgatTTGGATTTAATTTTTTGCTCCACCGGGTTGAAAATGACTCGACATAATCATGTACAGTCAAAAACGTCAATCTTGTCTTGTTGTGAAAGCCAAAAACAAGCAATTTtctgccacatacagccatgtaCAGAACTGAAATACGTTTAGACTGAAGTGTGAACATGTGCCCTTAAAACTAGTGGTTTTACACTGTTATAAGACAAGCATTTTTCAGGCaaattaaatgcaatatttCACTAACTAAAATACTAACTAAACGCTGTTTATAGGGTCATTTAATGGGTAATTCCACAGTTTATGGATTGTAGTTACAGTTTTACACCATATCTACCTTGTGACACATTGTATCTGCTATTATTTTATGGTGTATTACTGTAAGAATGTAATCATCATCTCTTCCAGCATTGTTCTTGCTTTACAGCTCAGAAACTGTTCAGTTATTTTCAAGCGGATGAATATTTGCATGAGAAATTTGAACGATAATGAGAATTTTGGtatgaaaaatatttctaaGGACGCTatattgtttgaaaaaaataatgttagacctaaaaaaaactttttaaaaaggttACCATTTGTCAaaattcttttatatatatatatatatatatatatatatatatatatatatatatataatatatatatatagcgcgaacgcaaagtttctcggggaacAAAAAACTTTTGCGAGATTTTTGCCATATTTGTTCCACCACCATGTCCTTTTCGGGATTCCGTACAACCAGATCACAGACAAAAAAGTACAGtccaaaaaaaaatgtcacgGTAGAGTGATTATGCTGGCAGGAGAACAGCTCTAAAAAACAGATGTCTAGTTAAAACGCTGGAGAAATTTGATTTACAGCTCTATAAATGGAATAAACGCAGATTTTCTGGAGGTCTGAGTCAGAGGAATCCTAGAATCATCACTCAACTTCTTCAGCATGAGCCAAGCTTTAGTGACCTcagttgtttatttattgtttatttatttatttgtggtaGAAATCACTGCAGTCTTTTGGCTTTCTTTAATTTTGAATTGTTCTGTGAAGTACTGTTAACGAATTCCATATTTACGTGTGTCAatgtgcatctttttttttatttgattttgtgTTGCTGTTTTGCATGGTTTTCTCATTGatcattaattttattatcataCAGACTTATAGCTattatattaatacattaacaATCATTTCTGCAGCTGCCCCTTGTGTTGATGGGTCATTAAGTATTAGAGTCCAGAATTCATAGTCTGAAAACACGTGATGAACTCCACATCTCCAGATAGACGAGTGGAGTAATAATATACtttgtataataaaaatacaactttttaaaatgcacCACCAGCTAGCATGCCAACAATATGTACGTTGATATTGTAAACAACCGTGATCTCTATGAATAAAATGGTTCTTCGTCGTTACCTGCTTCTGGTTTGTCTTCATTTGAAATTTGTATGTTACTGTATGAACTGGATTGATGGATTGATTCCCATGGGGTCATGTGGAAGTCTCCTGGCTTGTTTTATCACGGCTTGAAGACAGTTTCTTATTCCCTTCCTGACCGCTAGATGGCACCACGATGTTGTTGAAAAACGTAACGGGACAGCAACGACAGGAGACCTCAGTGAACGGGGAAAGCCCATGCAAATAATCACGCAAACATGAATTTTCGTGCAGATATTGTGTCATCTGAGAACCGAGATCATCATATATAGAGAGCAGATCTTATAGAGGccccaaaaagtatttgaacactTAAACTGatagttctgtcatcatttactcaccctcaagttgttccaaacctgtacgagtttctttcttctgctgaacacaaaagaagatatgggtaaccaaacagttgatgggccccattgacttcttatagtaaatcagctgtttggtTGCATTCtgtaaaatatcttcttttgtgttcagcagaagaaagaaattaatacaggtttggaacaacttgagggcgagtaattgaTGATAGAACTTTCctttgtgggtgaactatccctttaagacccaCTATCTAATGTCTGACAGTGTAAAAAATCATCTGAAACATCATATCAAGTGGCGTTTACGTGAACATTTTCCACTAACCTCTGTAAAACAAGCATCCAATACGTTTTGTTCTCATTTTGAACAGTTTATCTATTGTTTTATCacttaaaacacaaacaaacttcaTTTTGTGACTTGTTTTGCTTAAAGTGTTCTTGTGCTATCCACTTTCCTTGATATTATCACTCAAAAGCAATGACTAAAAAAGTGCCTTACATGTACAAATGAAGACTTCacatgcaaaagcctctaagtgccatctgaaatgttcttctaaaatgagcatttttatcaagcttgaatttttatgttcagttatttcactttaatggcaatgaaaaggacctattaattgtcattaaagtgaaattactgaacctaaacaacacaagcttgataaaaatgctcattttagaagaaaatttcagacggcaTTTAGTCTTTTGTATCTGAAGTcttcaaatactttttgtgctgcCTGCTTGTAGATCTGCATTTGATTTTTGACTTTCACCCTTTTCCCCTTGTGTCATTAAATATCTTGGCACATATTGCATAATATTTGCAAGTTCGCCTTTGCATAGTTCCATTGATCAGTTCAGGCTTTGCATTCAGTCTCCTCGGTAATAACCattgcacatttaaaaaataaataaataaatcttattaTAGCCTATATGTAAAGTATAGGCTAtacaatgtgttttttgttctcTTTTTGGAAAaatagcacctttaaatagcTTTTATCTTTTATAAAATACCTTTCTGATGATGTGAAGAGTCACGGCAGTGTAATTTTTCTCGAAAGTTTATGACAGTTTCTGTACCTCATTTCTTTTTGGCATTTAAAGTCAAAAGACTATTTTATATAAAGCCTATTTTGGACTCAATAAATCGATTGAATAAACCTTTTTGGCGCTAGTTAAGTCAATAGGCAATGTAGAAGGTACTTTAATCAGTCCGGTAGTTCCCTCTTTCACTATCCCTCCTTCTCACTGTCGTGTCTTTGACCGCGAGCTGCAGCCCTGGCACGTTGCCGGATTCCCTTTCTgccctctgattggctgttgaaATGcgccgtcctccaggatgaaCTAAGCGACTGGCTTCTAATTGGACTAGAGCGGCTGAGCGGTTGTGGGCTGATGCGTTGCCTCATGAATATTCATAAGCGCCATAGAGCTACACGCGGCCTCACCCTCGGTCTGTTGCTAGACGATTCTGTTATCTTTCAGCGACTTTATCGCCGGTTTCCTTGGACTTTGCCGGACCTGTTCGAATTTTAAGGAAGAGAACGAATATCAGCAAAGGTGGGTATTCAGAAGCCTATATTATTTGTTAGTCTCGATAGATTGACGGTTAGTTTGCCGGCCGGCTTTTCCTTGAGGAAATCAAGGAGTGGTAGGAAGCGAATAATTCACGTTCAGATTACAGTTTTTAGGTCCGGTTTTAGCTTTACTGAATACAAAACAGTTTCATCCTTAACCATTGTAAAAGATTAGTAATCTTATTCTTTATATTTCTTGCTTTCTCtacctattttttatttttatttgcacaCTGACATTATTTCTGATTATATAATATTGTGTGCATCCTCCCTAATCTTTAAGGCATCTGTGTTATTTCAGGTCACATTATCGGGTTACAACCTGGTTACACGTTTGATTGACGTGTGGAAGCCACACCCTTGCTTTAAATCCACCTGCGCTTTCAGAAACTCATTCTACTTAAGCGCACAAGGGATCTGAGCACTCCCTGGACCTGAATAATAGCGGATAAACCCTCTATTATATCTACCTGAACCATCCAGCCCAAGAGTAACTACATCTACTGCTGCTTTTTATTATCTATACAGAGCCTTAAAGCCTCGTTCTGCATTTGATCAAAGCCCTCCGGGTCAATAGGACAGCAAAGATGATGCAAATCTGCGATTCCTACAACCAAAAGAACTCCCTCTTCAATGCCATGAACCGGTTTATTGGTGCCGTGAACAACATGGACCAGACGGTCATGGTGCCAAGTTTGCTGAGGGACGTCCCGCTGGACCAGGAGGAGGAGAAAGAGGTGAACACCTTCCAGGATGGAGACATGTACGGCTCTTATGTGCTCCTCAAATCAATTAGGAACGATATCGAATGGGGCGTGCTTCAAGCCGACGAGAGGCGCAAGGACAAGCACGGCGTGACGCCGTCCCTGGAGATGTCTCGCATCGAACCGAACGATGAGGACTTGGAGAAGCtgtttcattttcatctaaccGGACTGCACACGGTACTGTCGAAGCTCACCCGAAAAGCGAACACTCTAACAAACAGGTACAAGAAAGAAATTGGTATCGGCGGCTGTGGGAATTGAAGCCAACTAGAGTTTACTCCATCCATCACCGGTGGTGGACTGCAAAAAAAAGTTCACAAGAGGTTGCAGCAGGGGTTGAAGCCAGTTGGGCCCCTGGTGGcttcatgcatttttaattcCCCGGATCGAAAAAAAGACTTGTACTCGACGCCGGTTTACAAGCACCCTTAATTCCCCTGCTAACATCCCTTGATATTGTTTGCACAACCTGGATACTGGCTTGGAAACAGGCTTTTGAAATTAAATGCAACCTATTTAAATACGCAAAcaggcaaacatttaaaaatatatatatgcaaaagaCATTTCATGGCCCGGTAAGGTAGTTTTGGCGGTTGTATTAATGTAGATTATAACAGTTAAAATCACTAATTATGTATAAAACGCACATTTCTTCGCTAAAGACTGGCTGGTACTTTATGACGTCACAATCGATGATGGAATCGCATGATGGTTCTTATGGATGTTGACTGATTCCAGGAGATTACGTCACCGTTACTGATAGTAGTTGTCTATAAGGAACGttgtcatgtgtttttttttttctataacaAAGATggttcaaaaaataaaaattttgtttACTCTGCAAGTGTTTGATTtctgaatgaactaactcatgaTTAACAATGATGCATTTCCTTCTGGGATGTCCTTGTAAAATCTCACTTTACAGTATGCCTAGAGAACTTGTCTTATCGTGCTCAGTAAACATTGGGCTGTGTTGGTGCGCACAGCTGCTGCTGAGGTTCACAGAGGGATCAGGCACGTTATATTAAGACCTGGCAACGTCTGGAAGAGCCGGGCACCTGCAGTGCATTTTTCCAATTCGCACTGCTGAGTCACTGCTTGAGCTGCACTTAATGACGGATGTCTCCAATCTAAACTGCCCACACTAGTTTAATACCCCTAAAAGCACAaccacaagaaaaaagtcttaGAAGCTAAAGGAATCTTAGCTGACGCCT
The nucleotide sequence above comes from Chanodichthys erythropterus isolate Z2021 chromosome 10, ASM2448905v1, whole genome shotgun sequence. Encoded proteins:
- the mid1ip1b gene encoding mid1-interacting protein 1-B, whose product is MMQICDSYNQKNSLFNAMNRFIGAVNNMDQTVMVPSLLRDVPLDQEEEKEVNTFQDGDMYGSYVLLKSIRNDIEWGVLQADERRKDKHGVTPSLEMSRIEPNDEDLEKLFHFHLTGLHTVLSKLTRKANTLTNRYKKEIGIGGCGN